The genomic stretch CATCGTCTCGACCGCGGCGATCGAGGAGTTCGCCTATCACTTGCGCGCCGGCTCGCATCTGGTGATCGCCGGCTCCAAGCACGAGATCCTGCAGGAACAGGACCGCTACCGCGCGCAATTCTGGGCCGCGTTCGACGCCTTCGTGCCGGGCACGCCGCTGTTCAAGTGAGGATCCATAGCGTTTTCGAGCGAAAGCCTGCCCCGGACTTGATCCGGGGTGGATGCCGGTTCGCATAGCAATCAAGCTTGAGCAGATTGCGTAGACTTATCTGCGGCAGAAAACGCGTCAGAACAAAAACCGAGAACCCTAAGGGCCGTGCTGCAGCCGTGCGACAATGCGATCCGGGAAGCGCCGCTCGACGAACAGCGTCCTCACCTCGGCGACGCTGAGATAGCGTTCGTCGCCTTCGCCCTTGCCCATGATGTTCAGCAACACCGGCCATTCGCCCTTCATCAGCATCGGGTAATACCATCGCGCCTGGTCGCCTGCGCGCTTGATATTGGCCGCCATAAAGGTGGTGATCTCCTGGCTCGTCAGCCCGCGCTCGGTGCCGCCGGACGGATCCTTGCAATCTTTCCCGAAGGTGGCGAGACGGTCGATTTCGTCCTCATGCACATGCGCGGTCGCATCCAGGATGCGTGAACCGGCGCCGTGCTTGTCCAGCGGACCATTGCGCAGCTCGTCGAGATCCGCGCCGGAGGTCGCGCTCTTCAGCAGGCGCAGCGGGCTCAGGCCATTGGCACCGACGGCGACCATGTAGGTCTCCATGCCCACCACTTTTTCCTTCGCGCCCCGTTCGCCGCTGGCGGCCTCGATGGTGTTGCAGAGCTTTTGCAGCGGGACGGTGTGGCCGTCGACATAGCCGCCCGCGACCAGCCCGCGCAGGAACGGGCAGGGATTATCGGGCGAAACGGTGATCTGCGCGGCGGGCGGCTGGCCTGGAATGATGGGCTGGTCTTGCATGGATCCAAATCCTAGAAAGCAGCGAATGATGAAAAGGGAACGCGCCTCGATTTGAAGTGAATGAAGCTCCCGAAGGGCGAATTTTCCGGCGACGCACTACTTCAGGATGCACATGAGTTTTGGCGGAATTCGAAGCCGTGTCAACCGAAGGCTTGAGGATCGGACGGGCCCGCCGCCAAACCTGTGCCCTCAGGAATCCGCTGCAAGCTTCGGCGTCGGCTTGACGAGGGTCAATTTGCCGAGCGGCACGCCGGCCTTCACAAGTCCGTCGCGATAATGCGCGACGTCGTCGGCAAGCTTCCAGCGGAAATTCCTCAAATGCCGCTCGACGGTGATGCCGGGATAGTTGGTTTGCAGATCGCCCGCGGCTTTCACCGCCTCCTCGGTTCGTCCCAATTGCGCCAGCGCCGCCGCCCTGACGGCCAGCACCTGCAGATGGTTTGGATTCACATAGAGCGCCTCGCGCGCCCAGGACAGCGAAGCGTCATATTGCCCCAGCAGATAGTGGCTGAACGCGTTGGTCGCCGCGAACTGATATCTGGGATCGCTGTTGCCGCGCTGGGCCGCCATCGAAAACAGCGCAATCGCCTGGCGATGCTCGCCGATCACGAAGTGACACATCCCCTGAACGCCGCGGGCGCCCATATCGTACGGGTTCAACTCGACGGCGCGCCGCGAGGCGTCCATGGCGGCCTCGTAATGGCCTTCCGTCGCGTGCAGGTAGGCCAGGATCTGGAATGCGAAGGACGAGCGTGGATCGAGCCTGACGCTGCTTTCGGCGAGGCTCATCGCCGTGGTCCACAATTCGCGCGTGCTCTTGATCCAGCCGAACTGGGTGCCCTGGATCATGATGGTGGCCAGATAGGCGCGGGCGATCGAAAGCGTCGGATCGAGCGCGATAGCTTCCTTGAACAGGGCGATCGAGGTTTCGAAATCCGCCTTGGTGCCCTGATAATAGTGGGACAGCCCCTTCAGGAACCGGTCCCAGGCGGTCAGATCGTTCGACGACGCCCGGGGCGGCGCGGCAGCTTCCGCGCGATAGATTTCGGCCGCGACCGCCGCCGACAGGCTGGTGGTGATCTCGTCCTGCATCGCGAAGAGATCGCCGATGTCCCGGTCATACCGGCCGTTCCACAACTGCTCGCCGCTTTCCGGCGCGATCAGTTCGGCGGTGACGCGAATTTTGGATGCGGCGCGCCGCACCGAGCCCTGGATCAGGTAGCTGGCGTCGATTTCCCGCGCGATCAGGCGCGTGCTCTGGTTCTTGCCTTTGAACGAGAAGGTCGAATTCCGGCTCAGCACCCGGTAGAAGGATTGCAGCGAAAGCGCGTGAATCAGGTCCTCGGTCAGTCCGTCGGAAAAATATTCGTCGGTCGAGTCGCTGAGATTGGCGAATGGCAGCACGCCGACGATCGCCGTCCGGTATTGGGCCGCGAGGTTCGTCGTGTCCTTCGGCGCCAGGCTGCGGCTGCTGTCGATCCCCGTCGGTTCCCAGGTCCAGACCGCGACCGCCTCGGCAATGTTCTTGAAACGGTAGCTGCCGGCGTCGACCAACGCGGTGCCGAGATGCCTTCCCGCCTCATGATAGGCCTTGGCCGAAACCGCGATGCCGCCGGGCGTGGCCACCGATTCAAGCCGGACGGCGATGTTCACGTCGTCCCCGAACACCTCTTCCTCATCGGCCATGACATCGCCCATGTGGATGCCCAGGCGGAACTGCATGACCCGGTCGGAGGGGAGGTGGTTGTTACGCTCCGCCATCAGGGACTGCATGGCGATCGAAGCCTCGATGGCGCCGACGATGCTGGGAAACTCCAGCAGGAAGCCGTCGCCGGTGTTCTTCACGACCCGGCCGCCATGATTGAGAATGATCGGGTAAATCGCGGTCCGATGCGCCTTGAAGGTGGCATGCGTGCCTTCCTCGTCGGCGCCCATCATGCGGGAGTAGCCGGCAACGTCAGCGCACACGATCGCAGCCAGACGTCTCTCCATCTCTCCTGTGCCCCAGAATGTTCAGATGACCGCCGTAATACGTCGT from Bradyrhizobium sp. Ash2021 encodes the following:
- a CDS encoding adenylate/guanylate cyclase domain-containing protein — encoded protein: MERRLAAIVCADVAGYSRMMGADEEGTHATFKAHRTAIYPIILNHGGRVVKNTGDGFLLEFPSIVGAIEASIAMQSLMAERNNHLPSDRVMQFRLGIHMGDVMADEEEVFGDDVNIAVRLESVATPGGIAVSAKAYHEAGRHLGTALVDAGSYRFKNIAEAVAVWTWEPTGIDSSRSLAPKDTTNLAAQYRTAIVGVLPFANLSDSTDEYFSDGLTEDLIHALSLQSFYRVLSRNSTFSFKGKNQSTRLIAREIDASYLIQGSVRRAASKIRVTAELIAPESGEQLWNGRYDRDIGDLFAMQDEITTSLSAAVAAEIYRAEAAAPPRASSNDLTAWDRFLKGLSHYYQGTKADFETSIALFKEAIALDPTLSIARAYLATIMIQGTQFGWIKSTRELWTTAMSLAESSVRLDPRSSFAFQILAYLHATEGHYEAAMDASRRAVELNPYDMGARGVQGMCHFVIGEHRQAIALFSMAAQRGNSDPRYQFAATNAFSHYLLGQYDASLSWAREALYVNPNHLQVLAVRAAALAQLGRTEEAVKAAGDLQTNYPGITVERHLRNFRWKLADDVAHYRDGLVKAGVPLGKLTLVKPTPKLAADS